From the genome of Gemmatimonadota bacterium, one region includes:
- a CDS encoding DoxX family protein yields MLQLPGRLARKVALLALSAFFVVAGTNHFVNPDFYVAIMPPYSPAHLELVYASGVFEILGGIGVLVPSVRALAGWGLVLLLVAVFPANLHMALHPELFSDLPTFALYARLPFQVFFVAWAYWATRPE; encoded by the coding sequence ATGCTCCAGCTTCCCGGACGGCTCGCGAGGAAAGTCGCGCTCCTCGCCCTCAGCGCGTTCTTCGTGGTGGCGGGCACCAACCACTTCGTGAATCCGGACTTCTACGTCGCGATCATGCCACCGTACTCGCCTGCGCACCTCGAGCTCGTGTACGCGAGCGGCGTCTTCGAGATTCTCGGTGGTATCGGCGTCCTGGTCCCCTCCGTCCGCGCTCTGGCGGGCTGGGGACTGGTGCTTCTTCTTGTGGCCGTCTTCCCGGCCAACCTCCACATGGCTCTTCATCCCGAGCTGTTCTCCGATCTTCCCACCTTCGCGCTCTATGCGCGGCTCCCGTTTCAAGTCTTCTTCGTCGCCTGGGCGTATTGGGCAACGCGACCTGAGTAA
- a CDS encoding M20/M25/M40 family metallo-hydrolase, with the protein MKRITVALLLAATLTPLHVRGQALSDVEQRIANEVDARAAEAIDLLERAVNINSGSMNFDGVREVGVLFRQEFDALGFETEWIDGASWDRAGHLIARRDGSGPRLLLIGHLDTVFEPSSPFQSFARDEDRAQGPGVVDMKGGDVVIIHALKALAATGELDDMSLTIIMTGDEERSGRPLDLARAALIEAAEEADIVLAFENGDSNPMTAVVARRGSTGWRLDVTGTPAHSSQLFQREVGAGAVYEASRILSDFYERLAGEPLLTFNPGVMLAGTDVDYDAFTAGGSAFGKSNVVAQSAVVTGDLRTITLEQLERARATMRFVVLESLPRTSATITFDEGYPPLAPTDGNRRLLAMFSQVSQDLGYGEVTAVDPRNAGAADVSFTAGFVDMAIDGLGPGGGNDHTVDEWIDLPTLAIQTKRAAVLMHRLARRPGAE; encoded by the coding sequence ATGAAGCGCATCACCGTCGCCCTGCTGCTCGCGGCCACCCTGACCCCCCTTCACGTGCGCGGCCAGGCGCTGTCGGACGTCGAACAGCGGATCGCGAACGAAGTCGACGCGCGCGCCGCCGAAGCCATCGACCTGCTCGAGCGGGCTGTGAACATCAACAGCGGCTCCATGAATTTCGACGGGGTGCGCGAGGTAGGGGTGCTTTTCCGCCAGGAGTTCGATGCTCTGGGCTTCGAGACGGAGTGGATCGACGGGGCGTCGTGGGATCGCGCGGGCCACCTCATCGCCCGCCGCGACGGGAGTGGGCCTCGACTGCTGCTCATCGGTCACCTCGACACCGTGTTCGAGCCGAGCAGTCCGTTCCAGAGCTTCGCGCGGGACGAAGACCGGGCGCAGGGGCCCGGAGTCGTGGACATGAAGGGTGGTGATGTGGTCATCATCCATGCGCTGAAGGCCCTGGCCGCCACGGGCGAGCTCGACGACATGAGCCTCACCATCATCATGACCGGCGACGAGGAACGGAGCGGCCGGCCTCTCGACCTGGCACGCGCCGCGCTCATCGAGGCAGCCGAGGAAGCCGACATCGTGCTCGCGTTCGAGAACGGGGACAGCAACCCGATGACGGCCGTGGTGGCGCGCCGCGGATCGACGGGCTGGCGGCTCGACGTCACCGGCACGCCCGCTCACTCCTCGCAGCTGTTCCAGCGGGAGGTCGGCGCCGGCGCAGTGTACGAGGCCTCGCGCATTCTGAGCGACTTCTACGAGCGCCTGGCGGGTGAACCCCTTCTGACCTTCAACCCCGGTGTCATGCTCGCAGGGACCGACGTGGACTACGACGCGTTCACCGCTGGCGGGTCCGCGTTCGGAAAGAGCAACGTCGTGGCCCAGAGTGCGGTGGTGACCGGGGATCTACGTACCATCACGCTGGAGCAGCTCGAGAGGGCACGGGCCACCATGCGCTTCGTGGTCCTGGAAAGCCTGCCGCGCACCTCGGCGACGATCACCTTCGATGAGGGATATCCGCCGCTCGCGCCTACCGACGGCAACCGACGTCTTCTCGCGATGTTCAGTCAGGTGAGCCAGGACCTGGGCTACGGCGAGGTCACGGCGGTGGATCCACGCAACGCCGGCGCGGCGGACGTTTCCTTCACCGCCGGATTCGTCGACATGGCGATCGACGGCCTCGGGCCCGGGGGCGGCAACGATCACACTGTGGACGAATGGATCGACCTCCCGACGCTCGCGATCCAGACGAAGCGGGCCGCGGTCTTGATGCACCGGCTCGCGAGACGTCCGGGAGCGGAGTGA
- a CDS encoding sugar phosphate isomerase/epimerase: MRTIPQASPAAVAAALNRAYSSFVLTRRTFLAASLATPLARLVDAQTAPPGKMLLSIHQNTSRAAGYRGSLEGWARAGIQYVELNDRVLDGFLDNDTLSAARRVMTDLGLTPVSGAAVMQDLWIPGPARAASLERWRQRCDQFASLGLQRIYCPSITNRAVTAEDFAATPDCIREVGEIAEEYELTAMIEFLRTSTHLATLTSALEVIREAAHPNVRPMLDFFHFWSGLSKFEDLDLLEPGELAHAHFQDLLAGPRELINNDSRLIPGDGIAPLVRILRKLAEKRYDGALSVELFRSEVVRGDPFEVATEIRRKCEAVMREAGVL; encoded by the coding sequence ATGCGGACCATCCCCCAAGCAAGTCCCGCAGCCGTGGCGGCCGCCCTCAACAGGGCATACAGTAGCTTCGTGCTCACTCGACGAACCTTCCTTGCGGCTTCTTTGGCGACTCCCCTGGCGCGGCTGGTCGACGCTCAGACCGCCCCGCCCGGGAAAATGCTGCTCAGCATCCACCAGAACACGTCGCGGGCGGCCGGATACCGCGGGTCGCTCGAGGGCTGGGCCAGAGCCGGCATCCAGTACGTCGAGCTGAACGACAGGGTGCTCGACGGATTCCTCGACAACGACACGTTGTCTGCCGCGAGGCGCGTGATGACCGATCTGGGGCTGACACCGGTATCCGGCGCCGCGGTCATGCAGGATCTCTGGATCCCGGGGCCGGCTCGGGCAGCATCGCTCGAGAGGTGGAGGCAGCGCTGCGATCAATTCGCCAGTCTCGGACTGCAGAGGATTTACTGTCCGTCGATCACCAACCGAGCGGTCACCGCGGAGGACTTCGCGGCCACTCCGGACTGCATCCGCGAAGTCGGGGAGATCGCCGAGGAGTACGAGCTCACGGCGATGATCGAGTTCCTGCGCACTTCGACCCACCTGGCGACGCTGACCTCGGCGCTCGAGGTGATCCGCGAGGCTGCGCATCCCAACGTCCGGCCCATGCTCGACTTTTTCCACTTCTGGTCGGGGCTGAGCAAGTTCGAAGATCTGGACTTGCTCGAGCCGGGCGAGCTCGCGCATGCGCACTTTCAGGATCTGCTGGCTGGGCCCCGCGAGTTGATCAACAACGACTCGAGGCTGATCCCCGGCGACGGTATCGCGCCGCTAGTGCGCATCCTCCGGAAGCTGGCGGAGAAGCGGTACGATGGAGCGCTCTCGGTCGAGTTGTTCCGGTCGGAAGTCGTGCGGGGCGACCCATTCGAGGTAGCCACCGAGATCCGCCGGAAGTGCGAAGCCGTGATGCGCGAAGCAGGCGTGCTATAA
- a CDS encoding VOC family protein, translated as MRLLLTAVVALLFASPADAQLAPPNSAGITFAHVHLNVSDIELHKKLWVEQFGGVLVQKGQLVTIRLPNFLIALSERAPTGDSRGTVMDHFGFKVRNMAVALEKWRAAGLPVGREFTGAEGFANAYVMAPDGVRVELQEDPELENEVEGYHIHFFTEEYEELLDWYVDMFSLEKGPRGTIETTAWAPGQNLSFAGTQTERVATRGRAIDHIGFEVEDLKAFCDLLEARGVTFDVPYREIPSIELKIAFFTDPSGVRIELTEGFDKY; from the coding sequence ATGAGACTCCTGCTGACTGCCGTCGTGGCGCTCTTGTTCGCGTCGCCAGCCGATGCCCAGCTTGCCCCGCCCAACTCTGCGGGCATCACCTTCGCGCACGTCCACCTCAACGTCTCGGACATCGAACTTCACAAGAAGCTGTGGGTCGAGCAGTTCGGTGGCGTGCTCGTTCAGAAGGGCCAATTGGTGACCATTCGGCTCCCCAACTTCCTCATAGCGCTGTCCGAGCGAGCGCCGACGGGGGATTCGCGGGGCACGGTGATGGACCACTTCGGCTTCAAGGTCCGGAACATGGCGGTGGCGTTGGAGAAGTGGCGCGCAGCGGGCCTCCCTGTTGGACGTGAGTTCACGGGCGCGGAAGGCTTTGCGAACGCCTACGTGATGGCGCCGGACGGCGTCAGAGTCGAGCTTCAGGAGGACCCGGAGCTGGAGAACGAGGTGGAGGGGTACCACATCCACTTCTTCACGGAGGAGTATGAGGAGCTGTTGGACTGGTACGTCGACATGTTCTCTCTCGAGAAGGGCCCGCGCGGCACGATCGAGACCACGGCTTGGGCGCCGGGTCAGAACCTCAGCTTCGCAGGCACTCAAACGGAGCGGGTCGCTACGCGGGGTAGGGCGATCGATCACATCGGGTTCGAGGTGGAGGACCTCAAGGCGTTTTGCGACCTGCTCGAGGCTCGCGGCGTCACGTTCGATGTACCATACCGCGAGATTCCCAGCATCGAGCTCAAGATCGCGTTCTTCACCGATCCGTCGGGCGTCCGCATCGAGTTGACCGAAGGGTTCGACAAGTACTAG
- the infA gene encoding translation initiation factor IF-1 → MAKQEAIEVEGVVTEVLPDQKFRVQLQNDHVVLAYAAGKMSKFRIRVLVGDRVTLELSPYDLTRGRITYRHKSPNAGPPPPRPGQRRRR, encoded by the coding sequence ATGGCAAAGCAGGAAGCAATCGAAGTAGAGGGTGTGGTGACCGAGGTGCTGCCCGACCAGAAGTTTCGTGTGCAGCTGCAGAACGACCACGTTGTCCTCGCGTATGCCGCGGGCAAGATGTCGAAGTTCCGCATCCGCGTGCTGGTGGGTGACAGGGTCACGCTGGAATTGTCCCCGTACGACCTGACGCGCGGACGTATCACATACCGCCACAAGTCGCCGAACGCGGGCCCGCCGCCTCCGCGTCCAGGCCAGCGAAGGAGACGCTGA
- a CDS encoding DinB family protein translates to MTKRLLAAAIALSLSCPLATSAQTGPVVQSLKALNDITTTNIRATVETLDEALFSFRPTEEVRSMGQILAHIANAQYTFCSTAAGEGNPSSEDFEESATTKTQIKAALEAGFAYCTEVYAGMTDAAGAEMVSFFGTSMAKSGVLAFNSAHNFEHYGNLVTYMRLNGIVPPSSR, encoded by the coding sequence ATGACGAAGCGCCTCCTCGCGGCCGCCATCGCCCTTTCGCTGTCCTGTCCGCTCGCAACGTCCGCGCAAACGGGTCCCGTCGTGCAGTCGCTCAAGGCCCTGAACGACATCACGACCACCAACATCAGGGCGACGGTCGAGACGCTCGACGAAGCGCTGTTCTCGTTCCGCCCCACGGAGGAAGTTCGCTCGATGGGGCAGATCCTGGCCCACATCGCCAACGCACAGTACACGTTTTGCTCCACCGCGGCTGGCGAAGGCAACCCGAGCAGCGAGGACTTCGAGGAGAGCGCAACCACGAAGACACAGATCAAAGCCGCGCTCGAGGCCGGCTTCGCGTACTGCACCGAGGTATACGCTGGCATGACCGACGCCGCAGGCGCCGAGATGGTCAGCTTCTTCGGCACGTCGATGGCCAAATCCGGAGTGCTCGCGTTCAACTCGGCGCACAATTTTGAGCACTACGGCAATCTGGTCACCTACATGCGACTGAACGGCATCGTCCCGCCGTCGTCCAGGTAG
- a CDS encoding BRCT domain-containing protein, with amino-acid sequence MTGPAGRARTLRARREIEQGLAEMVGLVRGVIADGVVSSDEAERLAEWTRAHPEVVTRWPANMLSRRLERIFLDGRVDRREQKHLRALLSQLAENPAGYGGGFPLATDVPLTTPEPDVVFEGHAFLFAGEMAYGPVHACEREITELGGTCERIVNRRTDYVVIGSIGASDWCQSSFGEVLDEVVQYRARGVPIAVISEEHWTAALP; translated from the coding sequence GTGACGGGACCCGCCGGTCGCGCCCGAACCCTTCGGGCGCGAAGGGAGATCGAGCAGGGTCTTGCCGAGATGGTGGGCCTGGTGCGAGGCGTCATCGCAGACGGTGTCGTCTCGAGCGACGAAGCCGAACGCCTCGCCGAATGGACGAGAGCGCATCCCGAAGTCGTGACTCGTTGGCCGGCTAACATGCTCTCTCGCAGGCTCGAGCGCATCTTCCTCGATGGTCGAGTGGACCGAAGAGAGCAAAAGCACCTGCGTGCGCTGCTCTCGCAGCTCGCCGAGAACCCCGCCGGATACGGGGGCGGTTTTCCGCTCGCGACCGACGTGCCGCTCACCACACCAGAGCCGGACGTCGTCTTCGAGGGACACGCCTTCCTGTTTGCCGGCGAGATGGCATACGGGCCCGTCCACGCGTGTGAGCGCGAAATCACCGAATTGGGCGGCACATGCGAGCGCATCGTGAACCGCCGTACGGACTACGTCGTGATCGGTTCGATCGGGGCCTCGGATTGGTGTCAGAGCTCGTTCGGCGAGGTGCTCGACGAGGTGGTCCAGTACCGGGCGAGAGGAGTGCCGATCGCGGTCATCTCCGAGGAGCACTGGACGGCGGCGCTGCCGTAG
- a CDS encoding gluconate 2-dehydrogenase subunit 3 family protein, whose amino-acid sequence MDRRHLLKILGTTAAFAGLSPLELEALLTPGGTRRAGWAFFTEAQREAITAFSDLIIPTTDTPGAVEAGVVEYIELIVSEWYHDGERERFMRGLAHLDEHAESTTGVRFAYAGQARQTAILKGMEAEGRALRESDPDAEQSFFQQARGLVLHGYYTSEIGMKEELLFVGIPGYYDGFAPISEISRAGPADR is encoded by the coding sequence ATGGACAGGCGACATCTGCTCAAGATCCTCGGCACCACCGCAGCCTTCGCCGGCTTGAGCCCTCTCGAACTCGAAGCACTGCTCACGCCGGGTGGGACGCGCCGCGCGGGTTGGGCGTTTTTCACCGAAGCGCAACGTGAGGCGATCACGGCGTTCAGCGACCTCATCATTCCCACCACGGACACGCCCGGTGCCGTCGAGGCTGGGGTAGTCGAGTACATCGAGTTGATCGTGTCCGAGTGGTACCACGACGGGGAACGCGAGCGCTTCATGCGCGGGCTGGCTCATCTGGACGAACACGCCGAGTCGACGACGGGCGTGCGCTTTGCGTACGCCGGGCAAGCGCGCCAGACGGCGATCCTGAAGGGCATGGAAGCGGAGGGACGGGCGCTGCGGGAGTCCGATCCGGACGCCGAGCAGTCCTTCTTTCAGCAGGCTCGCGGCCTCGTGCTGCATGGGTACTACACCTCCGAGATCGGCATGAAGGAAGAACTCTTGTTCGTCGGGATTCCGGGGTACTACGACGGCTTCGCTCCCATCTCCGAGATCTCGCGAGCCGGACCGGCGGACCGCTGA
- a CDS encoding GMC family oxidoreductase: MSKREDYDAIVVGSGMSGGWAAKELTERGLRTIVLEAGGPVTPDDYVMDVYPWDLRYRGRRDRVKQSKERPIQSTCYACDAWSEKFFVRDDENPYTTGHGTDFSWIRGRHVGGRSLVWARHVYRWSDLDFEANLKDGHGVDWPIRYADIEPWYDHVERFIGVTGRAEGLPQLPDAQFLPPMPFNCAEQLARERLTEAYGGDRLITIGRCAVLTQTHNGRVGCHYCGTCERGCSTHSYFSSLAATLPAAVDTGRFTLRPWSVVHSVIYDPGTGKASGVRVIDAETNDTIEYTARVVFLCASALESTRILFNSKTERWPEGLANSSGQLGKNLMDHCMGGGARAILPGNEELGEFGRRPHGIYLPRFVNLSDADQHPDFLRGYAYQGGASRTGWQRGYSMEGFGADFKHELRTPGPWRFSLYGFGECLPRESNYMDLDPEVVDKWGIPVARFHCEWSDNERRALQEMSVQAAEMLEAVGAGDIAPFVEDNPPGLTIHEMGTARMGRDPDTSVLNRWNQAWDVPNLFMTDGACMASSANQNPSITYMALTARAANHAVDLIDRGEL; the protein is encoded by the coding sequence ATGAGCAAGCGCGAGGACTACGATGCCATCGTCGTCGGCTCGGGCATGAGCGGCGGATGGGCGGCTAAGGAGCTGACCGAGCGGGGGCTGCGAACAATCGTGCTGGAGGCGGGTGGGCCGGTGACCCCGGACGACTACGTCATGGACGTGTACCCCTGGGATCTCCGCTATCGCGGCCGGCGTGACCGCGTTAAACAGTCGAAGGAGCGTCCGATTCAGAGCACCTGCTACGCGTGCGATGCCTGGAGCGAGAAGTTTTTCGTTCGGGACGACGAGAACCCGTACACCACCGGGCACGGCACAGACTTCTCCTGGATTCGGGGGCGACATGTGGGTGGGCGGTCGCTCGTCTGGGCGCGTCACGTCTACCGCTGGAGCGATCTCGACTTCGAGGCCAACCTGAAGGACGGACACGGCGTGGACTGGCCCATCCGATACGCCGACATCGAGCCCTGGTACGACCACGTCGAGCGCTTCATAGGCGTGACGGGGCGGGCCGAGGGTCTGCCGCAGTTGCCCGACGCGCAGTTCCTTCCGCCGATGCCGTTCAACTGCGCCGAGCAGCTCGCCAGGGAGCGCCTGACCGAGGCGTACGGCGGCGACCGCCTGATCACGATCGGGCGGTGTGCGGTGCTCACGCAGACGCACAACGGACGTGTGGGTTGCCACTACTGCGGCACCTGCGAGCGCGGGTGCTCGACGCACTCGTACTTCAGCTCGCTTGCGGCCACGCTTCCTGCGGCTGTCGATACCGGAAGATTCACGCTACGGCCGTGGAGCGTCGTGCACTCGGTCATCTACGACCCGGGGACCGGCAAGGCGTCCGGCGTGCGGGTCATCGACGCGGAAACGAACGATACGATCGAGTACACGGCGCGCGTGGTATTCCTGTGCGCATCAGCGCTGGAGTCCACGCGCATCCTCTTCAACTCCAAGACGGAGCGCTGGCCGGAAGGGCTCGCCAACTCGTCGGGTCAGCTTGGCAAGAACCTGATGGACCACTGTATGGGTGGGGGTGCTAGAGCCATACTGCCCGGCAACGAAGAGCTCGGCGAGTTCGGACGCCGACCACACGGCATCTACCTGCCGCGCTTCGTGAATCTGAGCGACGCCGACCAGCACCCTGATTTCCTGCGCGGTTACGCGTACCAGGGCGGCGCGAGCCGCACCGGTTGGCAACGGGGTTATTCCATGGAGGGCTTCGGCGCCGATTTCAAGCACGAGCTTCGCACGCCCGGGCCGTGGCGCTTCAGCCTCTACGGATTCGGCGAGTGCCTGCCACGAGAGTCGAACTACATGGATCTCGATCCCGAAGTCGTGGACAAGTGGGGGATTCCAGTGGCTCGCTTCCACTGTGAGTGGAGCGACAACGAGCGCAGGGCGCTCCAGGAGATGTCGGTCCAGGCCGCCGAAATGCTCGAGGCCGTGGGCGCTGGCGACATCGCGCCGTTCGTAGAGGACAATCCGCCGGGGCTCACGATCCACGAGATGGGGACCGCACGCATGGGGCGAGATCCCGACACCTCGGTCCTGAACCGCTGGAACCAGGCGTGGGACGTTCCCAACCTCTTCATGACAGACGGCGCGTGCATGGCCTCGAGCGCGAATCAGAACCCGAGCATTACTTACATGGCGCTTACGGCGCGCGCCGCGAACCATGCGGTCGACCTGATCGACCGGGGAGAACTGTGA
- a CDS encoding sugar phosphate isomerase/epimerase produces the protein MKRMGAMAAGAAIGCSPESASGAGAAGEATGEAAAASNASPIGAIGVQLYTVRAEMANGVESTLERVAAIGYEEVEFAGYFGHSPTEVREMLARTGLRSPSTHVVPDFEPDAWARILDDANETGHQNVVVASIPQSMRSDLDAWRQTAAAMTRAGERARAAGLRYAYHNHDFEFAEMEGRIPFDVFCEESDPDLVAIELDLFWIIHGGGDPIEFINRWPGRVPMVHVKGRTSGGAMVDVGAGDVDWAGIFEHADLAGMEHFFVEHDTPDEPFRSIEASYGYMRRLRDGAV, from the coding sequence TTGAAGCGAATGGGGGCGATGGCGGCCGGCGCGGCGATCGGTTGCTCCCCGGAGTCGGCGTCTGGAGCGGGGGCAGCGGGGGAGGCGACTGGGGAGGCCGCGGCCGCATCGAATGCTTCGCCCATCGGCGCCATCGGCGTGCAGCTCTACACGGTCCGAGCCGAGATGGCGAACGGCGTCGAGAGCACGCTCGAGCGGGTCGCTGCGATCGGCTACGAGGAGGTCGAGTTTGCGGGGTACTTTGGACACTCTCCGACCGAGGTCCGAGAGATGCTGGCTCGCACCGGACTGCGTTCTCCATCGACGCACGTCGTGCCCGATTTCGAGCCCGACGCCTGGGCGCGGATTCTGGACGACGCGAATGAAACCGGACACCAAAACGTGGTCGTGGCGTCGATTCCCCAGAGCATGCGGTCCGACCTGGACGCTTGGCGCCAGACGGCCGCGGCGATGACGCGCGCGGGAGAACGGGCCCGCGCCGCGGGGCTCCGGTATGCCTACCACAACCACGACTTCGAGTTCGCGGAGATGGAAGGACGCATCCCCTTCGACGTGTTCTGCGAAGAGTCCGACCCGGACCTCGTCGCGATCGAGCTGGACCTTTTCTGGATCATCCACGGTGGCGGAGACCCGATCGAGTTCATCAATCGCTGGCCCGGACGCGTGCCGATGGTACACGTGAAAGGTCGGACGTCCGGGGGCGCCATGGTCGACGTCGGCGCCGGCGACGTCGACTGGGCCGGCATCTTCGAGCACGCCGATCTTGCGGGTATGGAGCACTTCTTCGTCGAGCATGACACTCCCGACGAGCCGTTCCGCTCGATCGAGGCGAGCTACGGGTACATGCGTCGGCTTCGGGATGGGGCGGTGTAG
- a CDS encoding S9 family peptidase, with protein MSSSRRSRSALLVVLILILILGSPSPTRAQSFTIDDVLSPGFPLSLVSAKAADRIAWIEFERGMRNLYTAATPDFTPLRLTDYMDDDGHDMSQVQISDDGSVVVFIRGHTPNRDGWIANVTSDPRGTERAIWAVNTGGGDAWRVVEAWNVALSPDGKWVAYSKDGAIYRSAVNPGTHEAEAVDDAPPLYSTFGDNRSPVWSPDSKKIAFVSDRGDHSFIGVYDTEKPGVVYMAPGVDRDTSPTWSADGKRIAFIRRPGLPFGAQADPGDATEEDLPDGLLTARFAGGYDWSIWVADQESQAGWELWHNEPGDELHREVRQVIWAGDNVIFQAEPDGWRHYYSVSLSHPGRGAMKLTPGDGIAEYISLAADGRTLYYAINAGDIDRRHLWKVPTSGGRAEQLTRGDGVETYPAVLASENAVATLAGGAARPLSVALVPADGGEPRFITPLPDEFPVDRHVTPEALTLTAEDGFEFYNQIFLPPDLEPGEKRPALLFIHGGSRRQMLLGYHYMHFYHMSYAMNQYFANKGYIVISVNYRSGIGYGREFRNAPGRGGLGNTEYRDIIAVGRYLQSRSDVDRDRIGVWGLSYGGILTAQALARNSDVFAAGVDLAGVHLRGNSIDPEVLSYTSSAISAVEGWTSPVLLMHGDDDRNVPFSQTVGLVQALRANDVPYELIVFPDDVHDSLLYERWLIAFGATDEFFERAMIRGETIEVDGPRPPGR; from the coding sequence ATGTCGTCGTCCCGCCGAAGCCGTAGCGCCCTCCTCGTCGTCCTGATCCTGATCCTGATCCTGGGATCACCGTCTCCCACGCGCGCCCAGTCGTTCACCATCGACGACGTCCTGAGCCCGGGCTTTCCCCTGAGCCTGGTGTCGGCCAAAGCAGCCGATCGCATCGCGTGGATCGAGTTCGAGCGCGGCATGCGGAACCTGTACACCGCCGCGACTCCGGACTTCACACCGCTTCGCCTCACGGACTACATGGACGACGACGGCCACGACATGTCCCAGGTGCAGATTTCCGACGATGGCTCGGTGGTGGTGTTCATCCGAGGGCACACGCCGAACCGCGACGGGTGGATCGCCAACGTGACCAGCGACCCGCGGGGTACGGAGCGGGCCATCTGGGCCGTCAACACCGGGGGTGGCGATGCGTGGCGCGTCGTGGAAGCCTGGAACGTCGCGCTTTCACCCGACGGGAAGTGGGTGGCGTACAGTAAGGACGGCGCCATCTACCGCTCCGCGGTGAACCCCGGCACCCACGAGGCCGAGGCGGTGGACGACGCGCCGCCACTGTACAGCACGTTCGGCGACAACCGGAGCCCCGTGTGGTCACCGGATTCCAAGAAGATCGCGTTCGTCAGTGATCGGGGGGACCACAGCTTCATCGGCGTCTACGACACCGAGAAGCCGGGCGTCGTGTACATGGCTCCCGGTGTCGATCGGGACACGAGCCCCACGTGGTCGGCGGACGGCAAGCGCATCGCGTTCATTCGCAGACCGGGCCTGCCCTTCGGTGCCCAGGCCGACCCGGGGGATGCCACCGAGGAAGACCTCCCCGACGGACTTCTGACGGCCCGCTTCGCCGGTGGATACGACTGGTCCATCTGGGTTGCGGACCAGGAGAGTCAGGCGGGTTGGGAGCTGTGGCACAACGAGCCCGGCGACGAGCTGCATCGGGAGGTGCGGCAGGTCATCTGGGCCGGGGACAACGTGATCTTCCAAGCCGAGCCCGACGGTTGGCGCCACTACTACTCCGTGTCCCTCTCGCACCCGGGGCGAGGGGCGATGAAGCTCACGCCCGGGGACGGCATCGCCGAGTACATCTCGCTGGCCGCCGACGGGCGGACGCTCTACTACGCAATCAACGCTGGAGACATCGACCGTCGGCACCTGTGGAAGGTGCCTACATCCGGTGGGCGTGCGGAACAGCTTACCCGCGGCGACGGTGTGGAGACGTATCCGGCAGTGCTCGCTTCGGAGAACGCCGTGGCCACGTTGGCCGGCGGGGCCGCCAGACCGCTCTCGGTGGCTCTCGTTCCAGCAGATGGCGGCGAGCCCCGCTTCATCACGCCCCTACCGGACGAGTTCCCCGTGGACCGGCACGTGACCCCAGAGGCCCTGACCCTCACCGCCGAAGACGGCTTCGAGTTCTACAACCAGATCTTCCTGCCCCCGGACCTCGAGCCCGGAGAGAAGAGGCCGGCACTCCTCTTCATCCACGGTGGTTCCCGGCGACAGATGCTGCTCGGCTACCACTATATGCACTTCTACCACATGTCGTACGCGATGAATCAGTACTTCGCGAACAAGGGGTACATCGTCATATCGGTGAACTATCGGAGCGGCATCGGCTACGGCCGGGAGTTCCGGAATGCCCCCGGTCGGGGTGGGCTGGGCAACACCGAGTACCGGGACATCATCGCCGTAGGGCGGTATCTCCAGAGCCGATCGGACGTGGACAGGGATCGCATCGGCGTGTGGGGCCTGTCGTACGGGGGGATTCTGACGGCCCAGGCCTTGGCGCGGAACTCCGACGTCTTCGCGGCAGGAGTGGACCTGGCCGGGGTGCACCTGCGTGGCAATTCCATCGATCCCGAGGTGCTGTCTTACACGTCGTCGGCGATCTCCGCGGTGGAGGGATGGACCTCACCGGTGCTCCTCATGCACGGCGACGACGACCGCAACGTGCCCTTCTCGCAGACGGTGGGCTTGGTGCAAGCACTCCGGGCGAACGATGTGCCGTACGAGCTCATCGTCTTCCCGGACGACGTGCACGACTCCCTGCTCTACGAGCGCTGGCTCATCGCCTTCGGCGCCACCGACGAATTCTTCGAGCGTGCGATGATCCGGGGGGAGACGATCGAGGTGGACGGGCCCCGACCGCCGGGACGCTGA